Sequence from the Microbacterium faecale genome:
TGACCGAGGGGCGGATGACGCTCACACAGGTCATCCCGGCCGCTGGCGAATCGGCTGACGACGTGCTCCGGACCGCGGGCGCGCTCGAGGTCGCTTCAGAGCACCCCATCGCGCGCGCCATCGCCACCGCCGCCGTTGAGTCGCCACACTTTGCAGCTCCGGGCACCCTCCCCGCCGCCATCTCTGGCGAGGCATTGGGTGATGAGTCGCCACACTTTGCAGCTCCGGGCACCCTCCCCGCCGCCATCTCTGGCGAGGCATCAGGTAATGGGTCGCCAGACTTTGCAGGCGCAACCACCCCTCCCGCCGCCATCTCTGGCGACCCACTTCCGGGGGTGACCGACTTCCGCAACGTGGAGGGGCTCGGCGCGCAGGGCATCGTCGACGGGCGCGCGGTCGTCGTCGGACGTCCGCAGCTGCTCGACCAGTGGTCGGTCGGCCTCACACCCGAGCTCCAGCGCGCGTTCGACGAGGCGCAGGCCACCGGCGCGACCGTCGTCGCCATCGCGTGGGACGGCGCCCCGCGCGGCCTCCTCGCCGTGGCCGACACCGTCAAACCCACCAGTGCCGAGGCAGTGGCCGAGATGCGCGCGCAGGGCCTGGATCCGATCCTCGTGACCGGCGACGCCGAGGCGCCCGCCCGCGCGGTGGCCGCCGAGGTCGGAATCGACCGGGTCATCGCCGGCGTCCTACCGCACGAGAAGGTGACCGTGGTGACGGAACTGCAGCAGGAAGGGCGTACCGTCGCGATGGTCGGCGACGGCGTCAACGACGCCGCGGCCCTCGCACAGGCGGATCTCGGTATGGCGATGGGCACGGGCACCGACGTTGCGATCGAGGCAAGCGATCTGACCCTCGTCCGCGGAGACCTGCGAGTGGCGGCTGATGCCGTGCGGTTGTCGCGCAAGACGCTCCGGATCATCCGGGGCAACCTGTTCTGGGCATTTGCGTACAACGTCGCGTCGATCCCCCTCGCCGCCGCGGGACTGCTCGCGCCGATGCTCGCGGGCGCCGCCATGGCGTTCAGCTCGGTGTTCGTGGTGCTCAACAGCCTGCGCCTCCGCCGCTTCCGCTGATCCGGCGCCGCCACGTCACCCGCAGCTGACCCGTCGATGCGCTCCCCGCGCTCGTTGGGGAGCAAGACCGCCACACAGTCGCGGAGCAGGACGCGCGTGCCCTCATCGCGAGCGGCGTCGACGTGCGGGGCATCCGAGGAGCCCGGCATTCCGTATGGTTCGGGCATTTCGACGAATTCGTTGCGGCCCTTCCAGAAGTCTTCGCATCGTGACGCGCACTTGTCGCCGCAGAAGAGTTGTGCAAAAATATGTACAACTTTTGGAGGCGACATGAACCGAACCAGCGTGGTGCCCGTCGCCGAGGCGCGTCGCGACTTCAGTCGGATCCTTCGCGCGTTTCGAACGGATCCGCGTTCGGCGGCGCCAGTCGTCGTCGGTTCGCATCGGAAGCCGGAAGCAGTCATCGCACCGATCGACTTTCACTGGTCGGCGCCGACGATCGCGTTCCGTGATGAGGTGCATCGCCTCCGCGACGTGATCGCGCACCTGGCCGAGGCAGCCAACCTCCATGATGTCGCCCTGGTGGGGTCCGTCGCGCGTGGTGAAGACACGGTCGACAGCGATATCGACCTCCTCGTCTCGCTCGGTGCCGGAGCTGACTACTTCGACTCCGCACAGTTCGCGATCGACGTTGAAGCTGTTCTCCGTCGCTCTGTCGACGTCATTGACCGTGGCACGCTCGCCGAAGGGCATCCGATTCTCGCGGAGGCCGTGCCGTTGTGAACGCAGGCGACCGGATCGCGCGCTTTGCGGGGGACTTGCGCCGATTCTTCCGCGAGATGAGTGAGTTCGTGGATCGCGGCAAATGTGCGTATGACGATGATCTCGCGGTCCGCCGGGCCGTCGAGCGTACGGCGGAGAACATCGGCGAGGCGATCAAGCGGCTCCGCGCGCTTGACGCTGACCGTTTCGCCGATCCAGCGTGGCAACACGCGGCGCGTTTCCGGGACTTCATCGCGCACCACTATGAGGAGATCGATCACGACATCGTCTGGCGCATCGCCACTGTGCGGATGCCCGCGCTCGAGGCGATGCTCGACGACTCATGACGGCCGCGCCCGTCGGATGTCGCCGGATCCGAGTAGCGTGAGCACATGGCCGTTCGCACCCCCGATCCTGATCCCGATGACCAGCCGGGCGATGACGCGAGCGATCTGAGCGGCGTCTCGAGCGTGCCGGGCGGATCCGCGAACCCCGCATGGCTCAGCGACATCGAGCTCGCGGAATCACGACGCCGCCTGCCGATGCTCTACGTCGAGGCCGTCCCGGTGCGCACCGACGGCGCCGGCCAGGTGACCGAGGTGGGGATCCTGCTGCGCTCGACGAGCGTGGGTGAGCTGGTGCGCACGATCGTGTCCGGCCGCGTGCGCTACGGCGAGACGGTGCGCGACGCGCTGTACCGCCACCTCGAGAACGACCTCGGCCCGATGGCGTTCCCACAGGTGCCGCCACAGCCGACGCCGTTCACGGTGGCCGAGTACTTCCCGATCCCCGGCGTGACGCCGTTCCACGACGACCGCCAGCACGCGGTGTCGCTCGCCTACGTCGTGCCCGTCACTGGGTCGTGCGATCCGCGGCAGGACGCTCTCGAGGTGACGTGGATGACGCCGGAGGAAGCGGCGTCCGACGCGCTCGCCGCCGAGATGGAGGGTGGCCGCGGCACGCTGATCCGTCAGGCGCTCGCCAGCGTCGGCATGTTGCGCTGACGTCTTTCGCGCCAGGAGTCACGGGTTCACGCCCCGTCAGCCACCCGCGCCCCCACACATCCTGCGGCGAAGCGCCCGAGCCCCCGCACATCCTGCGGCCAGGCCCGTCACTCACGAAGCGCCCTCGGCCCCCACACATCCTGCGACCACGCCCCGCGCCCAGACGCCCCCGTGAGCCGACCGCAATACATCCGCGGAATGACGCGCGGTAGCGGTCGGTCTCGTACCGTGAGACCGTGAGCTTCTTCCGCCCCATCGGCCCGATCCGCCTCGGCATAGACATCGCGATGGCGGTCGTGTTGCTGGCCGTGGCTTGGTACGCCGCGCTGTACTCGGGAGGGGCCGAGGCGTTGATTGCGGTGTTCATGGCGGCCGCGCTCGCCGTGCGTCGGCTCTCGCCCGGGCTCTCCCTGGGGATCGCCTGGCTGGGCGCGATCGTGCAGATGTCGCTCGGCCTGCCGCCCCTCGCTGTGGACTTCGCGATCTTCGGCGTGCTCTACGTCACCGCGGCATACGGATCCCGGCTGATCATGTGGATCGGCCTCGCGTCGACCGGTGTCGGGGCGATGACGGTCGCGGGCTACCTGATCGCGACAACCACCACCTCGCCCTGGTACCGCCCGATCGATCTCCTGATGGACGCGGTCCCCACCGGGCTCGCCGCGCTGTTCGGATTCGGCCTGTCGTGGACCGCCGGCGCCCTCGTCCGCGCGTTGCGTCGCGCCGACGACAACAGCCGCGCCCAGGAACGCGCCGAATCGGACGCGGTCGCCGAACACGAGCGCGGCCGCATCGCCCGCGACATGCACGACGTCGTGGCGCACTCGCTCGCGGTCGTCGTCGCGCAGGCGAACGGTGCACGCTACGCGGCCAAGACGGATC
This genomic interval carries:
- a CDS encoding nucleotidyltransferase domain-containing protein, whose translation is MNRTSVVPVAEARRDFSRILRAFRTDPRSAAPVVVGSHRKPEAVIAPIDFHWSAPTIAFRDEVHRLRDVIAHLAEAANLHDVALVGSVARGEDTVDSDIDLLVSLGAGADYFDSAQFAIDVEAVLRRSVDVIDRGTLAEGHPILAEAVPL
- a CDS encoding HepT-like ribonuclease domain-containing protein, which codes for MSEFVDRGKCAYDDDLAVRRAVERTAENIGEAIKRLRALDADRFADPAWQHAARFRDFIAHHYEEIDHDIVWRIATVRMPALEAMLDDS
- a CDS encoding NUDIX hydrolase family protein, with product MAVRTPDPDPDDQPGDDASDLSGVSSVPGGSANPAWLSDIELAESRRRLPMLYVEAVPVRTDGAGQVTEVGILLRSTSVGELVRTIVSGRVRYGETVRDALYRHLENDLGPMAFPQVPPQPTPFTVAEYFPIPGVTPFHDDRQHAVSLAYVVPVTGSCDPRQDALEVTWMTPEEAASDALAAEMEGGRGTLIRQALASVGMLR
- a CDS encoding sensor histidine kinase → MSFFRPIGPIRLGIDIAMAVVLLAVAWYAALYSGGAEALIAVFMAAALAVRRLSPGLSLGIAWLGAIVQMSLGLPPLAVDFAIFGVLYVTAAYGSRLIMWIGLASTGVGAMTVAGYLIATTTTSPWYRPIDLLMDAVPTGLAALFGFGLSWTAGALVRALRRADDNSRAQERAESDAVAEHERGRIARDMHDVVAHSLAVVVAQANGARYAAKTDPQIATDALATISQTAGSALADVRVLLAQLRHREADGPQPTLADLDALFAQVRQAGVTLAVDIDPAPRGDVPAAVQLAVYRILQEALTNALRHGDGGTVDVRLAWHPGSVALAVDNAASASPLEPRGSQLEPRGILAEPRGPQLDRRGAHGDSRGEEGSRTTGHGIIGMRERAQLAGGTLEVEHADGRFAVRAQIPWKEEA